A region from the Mya arenaria isolate MELC-2E11 chromosome 2, ASM2691426v1 genome encodes:
- the LOC128241518 gene encoding uncharacterized protein LOC128241518 → MKTLILIAALIGVSFAASTAKPDVECMSDTDCADLECCYKKHEYLVVSRQTFEGYPLPHSQDLAHTKGVCQSYHNTGDSCTPYDQRNGYCSCNTKRGEYCMASMNGDVHSYQCQAGMLASRK, encoded by the exons ATGAAGACACTGATTCTTATTGCTGCCTTGATCGGAGTATCGTTTGCCGCC TCGACGGCCAAGCCCGATGTTGAGTGTATGAGCGATACGGACTGCGCGGACTTGGAGTGTTGTTACAAGAAGCACGAGTACCTCGTGGTCAGCCGCCAGACGTTCGAGGGCTACCCTCTCCCACATTCACAGGACCTAGCACACACAAAGG GAGTGTGTCAGTCGTACCACAACACGGGTGACTCGTGCACACCGTACGACCAACGCAACGGCTACTGCAGCTGTAACACGAAACGCGGCGAGTACTGCATGGCCTCCATGAACGGAGACGTCCACAGCTACCAGTGCCAGGCCGGTATGCTCGCCTCCAGGAAGTAA
- the LOC128225258 gene encoding WD repeat-containing protein 90-like: MTSLWQHPYVNVFKHFNVSSWKKATKEGEVTSAMDKAVKSTVFKITGSIPAGNYIQLPKTSSQSLGLTGRYMYLLIRPVPTKYFVVHIDVATQDNLVVRISFSNLFKEFKSTSTWLQFPFVCKATRGTVHAITASTGKEQSGPAPLSTRWTILCLDFQYILAMYLNRKYAYIKGVRLCANMHVKNMFTSDEQYEPGLTVEQVKRSGGLQGVSPLPREMDFPLMRGDRWHDHYDMIKFPAEASNKPHDTIQSTTSEPTTKAVRPTSSGPRRIEARKVDASRCSSKHVSMINDITADKGSRRRVVTSELPMVGVEDVDVTRDGSGEIHVFAHPDTGPSLHQDNTSTGKSRVEKVDRSVDIPPVKKSYKVLEPDPIMRLKRIIGFGGSSFRDALWTEDGLSLVYPCHAVVVAMKISNGHQRFFIGHTDKVSAISLSGDGSLLASGQSGPLSVVRVWTMVSGECLALCKTHAHSLSCLSFSHKGNLLCGVGKDSHGKNMVVIWNTSKASKSREVTVMAKAHTDVDISRMRVAAFDDTRMVSCGRDNVRLWRVKEGSLRSAPVNLGEYHTMEFTDVAFQAGYHPGKDPNDRLVYACSRSGHIFEIDVRKVSVQHVRRLLPNEARSDKDKQTFRSGPGLAINTMAINETFCVTGSDDGFMRLWPLDFAHVYLEAEHEGPVTAVGFSADGLQIVAGTALGNLGMLDITSRGYTTLMRSHVGRIRSVAVDPYRKHIATVSEDNTIRVWDSETLQQLYDFSAPNECPCTISYHPSRQIFACGFENGVVRVFNVQTTSMLAEHKQHRGKVTGLAFNPNGDFLYSSCSLGSLASYDTSAENYPLLRLLGNTTSRGEQYCPDALAVSPDGRRVAFIGPTEYTVTVVDSKTLDETMRLDVSGAGQGGRGRVDTAARLYYAPVTLNHLLVVTANNRLLKFDSRDGRILAEIEHVHKNSCSSLALTENGHYLATGGDKTIKIWDYNMKHDVNFQVFIGHSENVSRIVFTPDSKSLLSVGEALYLWDFLAYRPPSPASGREYREKDFLTGNTDKPMSVTFQSPRSRSGRSPRAGRERSFLESPPHSPLRPKGGDSPGRIGDLSSIQRDPYEDEVESVISERDTVLAAAPGSGIRRRTPQSALNGSYTPDTDEPDEESEPVSSGHFGGPQMMKHSAPVPRPSKKAAPAGLTPRQKGANTEIVKPRAAKHFQQREKKHGMAQRRYTAPPNQAGVRLRSVIGYNGNARNNMVWHPDTGLFVYSSGNTVIVEDLTTNAQRHLAGHVEEISTLALQHDCQVLASASGSFELSGSQICIWDLQAMVCKKVLSHHEYDVVCLAYSRDDKFLVSVGDYRDCTIVIWSTQSYCILTTSKAASPIHDICWDPYTVNEFASVGQNGTVLFWLLDETTSNIGLNVHEADVPDDLLYTKATGSRECVEFTCLAYAGDSTLYTGTNTGKVAAWDTNNNTCFIHWEAENVEIGVIVCRGSLLLTGGVGRSLRVWSVVGVGEMRLPGEQYNVRTSGLTMEDEMNTDGAIVSASFDDAMDMGIVGTSAGTLWYINWTERTSIRLVSSHMSRVNGLSLCNSELLASCADDGSLRVWALKDREQALQFQVKDQACTCLSFAPSSQNNLEYRRQDAPARPGVLPNIVAGYSDGTVRMFDVNKVEMILKMHPHAVAVTAISFSSDGSMILSGGSDGLIAVSSPTTGVTVRVIGDHKGAPITNIDVTNKAQDQDVGVSAPLLWLATSADRRVSVWSADWSKDFCELVDWLTFPAPAFGPDGNMLPKENKAMYQKLPPSIAKFSPEEPDMVVYTGYGMQKNLQFYSLSQRKVIRTLPLTHWCQSLDLVLDCPLIAIGTNERLLKLLDYYEGSFQDFIGHNDRVQAVKFSPDGKHLFSASHSEIFIWDVML; this comes from the exons TGTGGCAGCATCCTTACGTAAATGTGTTCAAACACTTTAATGTCTCATCATGGAAAAAGGCAACAAAGGAAGGGGAAGTCACTTCTGCGATG GACAAGGCAGTGAAGTCTACAGTGTTCAAGATCACAGGGTCAATCCCTGCTGGCAACTACATCCAGCTGCCAAAGACGAGCTCCCAATCCCTGGGACTGACAGGCCGTTATATGTACCTCCTCATCAGGCCTGTCCCCACCAAGTACTTTGTGGTTCATATAGATGTTGCAACCCAGGACAACCTTGTAGTGCGCATCTCCTTCTCCAATCTGTTCAAAGAGTTCAAGTCAACGTCCACATGGCTCCAGTTCCCCTTTGTTTGCAAAGCAACACGTGGAACAGTACATGCCATCACTGCCAGCACTGGCAAAG AGCAAAGTGGTCCTGCCCCGCTGTCGACACGATGGACAATTCTGTGCCTTGATTTCCAGTATATTCTGGCCATGTACCTGAATCGCAAGTATGCCTACATCAAGGGCGTTCGCCTGTGTGCCAACATGCATGTGAAGAACATGTTCACCAGTGATGAACAGTATGAACCAG GCCTAACGGTGGAGCAGGTGAAGCGTTCTGGGGGTCTGCAGGGGGTGTCTCCCCTCCCCCGTGAGATGGACTTTCCCCTCATGCGAGGGGACCGCTGGCATGATCACTATGACATGATAAAGTTTCCAGCGGAGGCTAGCAACAAACCTCATGACACAATACAGTCAACTACATCAGAACCCACCACTAAGG CTGTGCGCCCGACTAGTAGTGGGCCTAGGCGTATTGAGGCTCGGAAGGTTGATGCCAGCAGGTGCTCCTCCAAGCATGTTTCCATGATCAATGACATCACTGCTGACAAG GGTTCCCGCCGCCGTGTGGTGACGTCAGAGCTGCCGATGGTTGGTGTAGAGGATGTTGATGTCACACGGGATGGATCAGGAGAAATACACGTATTTGCCCATCCTGACACTGGCCCCTCTCTCCACCAGGATAACACATCAACTGGAAAG AGTCGTGTAGAGAAGGTGGACAGGTCGGTGGACATTCCCCCAGTCAAGAAGTCATACAAG GTGTTGGAGCCAGATCCGATCATGCGGCTGAAGAGAATCATTGGCTTTGGAGGCAGCTCATTCAGAGAT GCACTGTGGACAGAGGACGGCCTATCTCTTGTGTACCCTTGTCACGCTGTGGTGGTCGCCATGAAAATCTCCAATGGTCACCAGCGTTTTTTTATTGGACACACAGACAAG GTGTCGGCCATCAGCCTGAGTGGTGATGGTAGTTTACTGGCCAGTGGTCAGTCTGGCCCACTCAGTGTGGTAAGGGTGTGGACGATGGTCAGTGGAGAGTGTCTTGCCCTCTGTAAAACTCATGCACACTCACTCTCATGCCTCAG ctTTTCTCACAAAGGAAACCTGCTTTGTGGGGTGGGGAAAGACAGCCATGGCAAAAAT ATGGTTGTTATCTGGAACACAAGCAAGGCGAGCAAGTCCCGCGAGGTGACTGTGATGGCGAAGGCACACACTGATGTTGACATCTCCAGGATGAGAGTGGCCGCCTTTGATGACACTAG GATGGTGTCATGTGGGCGGGACAATGTGCGACTGTGGCGAGTGAAGGAGGGCAGCCTGCGGTCGGCGCCCGTCAACCTTGGGGAGTACCACACGATGGAGTTCACTGATGTCGCCTTTCAGGCCGGCTACCACCCTGGCAAGGACCCAAATGACAGACTCGT GTACGCATGCAGCAGGTCTGGCCACATATTTGAGATTGATGTGAGGAAGGTGAGCGTGCAGCATGTGCGAAGACTTTTGCCCAACGAGGCTCGCTCGGACAAGGACAAACAGACATTCAGATCAG GTCCAGGCTTAGCCATCAACACAATGGCAATCAACGAGACATTCTGTGTGACGGGTTCAGATGACGGCTTCATGCGCCTGTGGCCCCTGGACTTTGCGCACGTGTACTTGGAGGCCGAGCATGAAGGCCCTGTCACGGCGGTGGGCTTCTCTGCTGATGGGCTTCAAATAGTAGCAGGCACTGCTCTG GGTAACTTGGGTATGTTGGACATCACCTCCCGCGGCTACACAACCTTGATGCGCTCCCATGTAGGCCGTATACGCAGTGTGGCGGTTGACCCATACAGAAAACACATCGCCACTGTCTCCGAGGACAACACTATACGTGTCTGGGACTCTGAGACACTACAACAG CTTTATGACTTCAGTGCCCCGAATGAGTGCCCATGCACTATCAGTTACCATCCCAGCAGGCAGATCTTCGCCTGTGGCTTTGAGAATGGTGTGGTCCGAGTGTTCAACGTACAGACCACATCCATGCTGGCAGAACACAA GCAGCATCGTGGTAAGGTGACCGGTCTGGCGTTCAACCCCAACGGTGACTTCCTGTACAGCTCATGTTCCCTCGGCTCACTTGCATCTTACGACACTTCTGCAGAAAACTACCCACTACTCAGACTCCTCG GAAATACAACATCCCGGGGAGAGCAGTATTGCCCTGACGCTCTGGCCGTGAGCCCAGATGGACGAAGGGTGGCCTTCATTGGCCCCACAGAGTACACCGTTACTGTGGTTGACTCTAAAACACTAGATGAG ACCATGCGGCTAGATGTATCTGGGGCAGGGCAAGGCGGGCGTGGACGGGTGGACACGGCGGCCCGACTCTACTATGCCCCAGTCACCCTCAACCATCTTCTTGTGGTCACTGCCAACAACAGGCTCCTTAAGTTTGACTCCCGGGACGGTCGCATCCTTGCGGAG ATAGAGCATGTGCATAAGAACAGTTGTTCGTCACTGGCGTTGACAGAAAATGGCCACTACCTAGCCACTGGGGGAGACAAAACCATCAAGATTTGGGACTACAACATGAAACATGATGTCAACTTCCAG GTGTTTATCGGTCACTCGGAGAATGTGTCCCGTATTGTGTTTACGCCAGACAGCAAGAGCCTTCTGAGTGTTGGGGAGGCCCTCTACCTCTGGGACTTCCTCGCATACAGACCACCGTCTCCCGCAAG TGGGCGTGAGTACCGAGAGAAAGACTTCCTAACGGGTAACACAGACAAACCCATGAGTGTTACCTTCCAAAGCCCGAGATCAAGATCAGGTCGGAGCCCACGGGCAGGTAGAGAGAGGTCTTTCCTTGAGTCACCGCCTCACTCACCCCTACGGCCCAAGGGTGGAGATTCTCCTGGCAGGATTGGGGACCTGAGCTCCATTCAAAGAGATCCATATGAAG ACGAGGTAGAGTCTGTCATATCAGAGCGAGACACCGTACTGGCTGCAGCCCCAGGGTCAGGCATCAGACGGAGAACCCCACAGTCTGCCCTGAACGGCTCCTACACTCCGGACACTGATGAACCG GATGAGGAGAGTGAGCCAGTCAGCTCTGGTCATTTCGGGGGTCCCCAGATGATGAAGCACTCGGCCCCAGTCCCCAGACCCTCCAAGAAAGCTGCCCCTGCTGGCCTCACCCCAAGGCAAAAGGGGGCCAACACTGAGATTGTCAAACCCCGTGCTGCCAAACACTTTCAACAGCGGGAGAAGAAACATGGCATGGCTCAG CGCCGCTACACAGCCCCACCCAACCAGGCAGGTGTACGGCTCCGCTCTGTGATTGGCTACAACGGAAACGCCAGGAATAACATGGTCTGGCATCCTGATACAG GCTTGTTTGTGTACAGCAGCGGTAACACTGTGATTGTGGAGGACCTGACCACCAATGCCCAGCGTCACTTGGCTGGCCATGTGGAGGAGATCTCCACACTTGCATTGCAACACGACTGTCAG GTGTTGGCATCGGCCAGCGGTAGTTTTGAACTGAGTGGGAGTCAGATCTGTATCTGGGACCTGCAGGCCATGGTTTGTAAGAAGGTGCTCTCCCACCACGAATATGATGTCGTCTGCCTCGCATACTCCCGTGATGACAAGTTCCTAGTCTCTGTTG GTGACTACCGAGACTGTACCATCGTGATCTGGAGCACCCAGAGCTACTGTATCCTGACCACGTCAAAGGCAGCCTCCCCGATCCACGATATCTGCTGGGACCCATACACAGTGAACGAATTTGCATCAGTCGGCCAGAACGGAACGGTGCTCTTCTGGCTGCTAGATGAGACCACATCCAACATCGGCCTCAATGTGCACGAGGCTGACGTGCCTGATGACCTACTCTATACCAAGGCCACT GGCAGTCGTGAATGTGTAGAGTTCACATGCCTGGCGTATGCCGGAGACAGCACACTGTACACAGGCACAAACACAGGAAAGGTTGCAGCCTGGGACACCAACAATAACACCTGCTTTATACACTGGGAGGCTGAAAATGTAGAGATAG GTGTGATAGTGTGTCGAGGTAGTCTGCTGTTGACGGGTGGGGTTGGGAGGAGCCTGAGGGTGTGGTCTGTGGTTGGTGTCGGGGAGATGCGTCTCCCTGGGGAGCAGTACAATGTGCGTACCAGTGGCCTCACCATGGAGGATGAGATGAACACAGATGGCGCCATCGTCTCTGCCTCCTTTGACGACGCTATGGACATG GGCATTGTTGGGACATCTGCTGGCACCCTGTGGTACATTAACTGGACAGAGAGGACAAGTATAAGACTTGTGTCCAGTCATATGAGCAGG GTGAATGGCCTGTCCCTGTGTAACAGTGAGCTACTGGCATCCTGTGCGGATGACGGGAGTTTGCGGGTCTGGGCTCTTAAGGACCGGGAACAGGCACTGCAGTTTCAGGTCAAAGACCAG GCATGTACATGCCTCAGTTTCGCACCAAGCAGCCAGAACAACTTGGAATATCGGCGACAAGATGCTCCAGCCCGTCCGGGGGTGTTGCCCAACATTGTGGCTGGGTATAGTGACGGCACGGTGCGCATGTTTGATGTCAACAAGGTGGAGATGATCCTCAAGATGCATCCACATGCCGTTGCTGTCACAGCCATTAGTTTTTCATCTGATG GTTCTATGATCCTGTCTGGTGGGAGTGACGGGCTGATAGCGGTGAGCAGTCCCACCACGGGGGTCACCGTAAGGGTTATTGGGGATCACAAGGGGGCCCCCATCACAAACATTGATGTCACCAACAAGGCCCAG GACCAGGATGTGGGCGTATCAGCACCATTGTTGTGGCTTGCGACGAGTGCTGACCGGCGTGTCAGTGTGTGGTCTGCAGACTGGTCCAAGGACTTCTGTGAGCTGGTAGACTGGCTCACTTTCCCGGCCCCAGCATTCGGGCCAGACGGGAATATGCTGCCCAAGGAGAACAAG GCAATGTACCAGAAGCTTCCCCCGAGTATTGCCAAGTTCAGCCCAGAGGAACCGGATATGGTCGTGTACACGGGCTATGGCATGCAAAAAAACTTACAGTTCTACAGTCTGTCACAGAGAAAG GTTATACGCACCTTGCCGCTGACCCACTGGTGTCAGAGCCTTGACCTTGTCCTAGACTGCCCACTCATCGCCATAGGAACAAATG AGCGTCTACTGAAGTTGTTGGATTACTATGAGGGCAGTTTTCAGGACTTCATCGGCCACAATGACCGCGTCCAGGCCGTCAAGTTCTCCCCTGATGGCAAGCACCTGTTCTCCGCCTCACATTCTGAAATCTTCATCTGGGATGTCATGTTATGA